The following coding sequences are from one Triticum dicoccoides isolate Atlit2015 ecotype Zavitan unplaced genomic scaffold, WEW_v2.0 scaffold120037, whole genome shotgun sequence window:
- the LOC119343236 gene encoding uncharacterized protein LOC119343236: MPWPSAAAGHQESQPMPSDPGECRGLFSCLFSECDAPPLDKSNLDADLLELLLDLHEEAFGRLPVHDMPVEAADQLAVSMREGGLCLGLLDPVTNIILNTVALLPRDFGDMAKPDRRRSKRLAADRVQPSDYSSWNTSWVLPSSGRVTCGPSTRRATWYSIAGAPRQALIRFMVGYFGCLSEEQATRYLHWSRANLALAVQLVEHDLHAAAVSPPDPTSERTQAAFKYAASRGRRHPAPDDLVRLQASPLPKQCLRDSAPLLEKGGRKITVDDVIAIMDLLRYQVGAPLDLQFSLRPSRRELLVYCRDLKADEGRLDISNTTSSDGFKMFTINVERHGDHFAALRSPHEHRSMISSCLQKVVKTAKAHFGSAVMICSGDACEYTGSLRMRLHDMIHGFYLKVFAMLPSTWLHLIPHILFAGHCYGPMDPVSNIIINSICHHILRPLPSSADCKVEVYDILDTLSMLRVEVRSLEGLIALVRASSESQCSTQWAMEHLSCKRCDLSQETHTSLQFTDAAAAARHPQHAELGSFFASLAPDRLIDLRLLLATSADGRISSESLGEIISTLKQSALLLAAPVSPNAAELCNEAKETLLQKRSCYNEMKLFIRAELAQVLKKYAFEHPLEPKYEPSVICGLVGRGEWHNSGGRRKKIAPSISWPSSDVLTSGLAWSADNEAFYM; this comes from the exons GCGACGCTCCCCCCTTGGACAAATCGAATTTGGACGCCGATCTCCTGGAGCTCCTCCTCGACTTGCACGAGGAGGCGTTCGGCCGGCTGCCTGTCCATGACATGCCGGTGGAAGCCGCCGACCAGTTGGCCGTATCCATGCGCGAAGGCGGCCTCTGCCTCGGCCTCCTCGACCCCGTCACCAACATCATCCTCAACACTGTCGCCCTCCTCCCGCGCGACTTCGGGGACATGGCAAAGCCCGACAGGAGGAGGTCCAAGAGGCTGGCCGCCGACAGGGTGCAACCCAGTGACTACAGCAGCTGGAACACCAGCTGGGTTTTGCCATCCTCCGGCAGGGTTACCTGTGGGCCGTCCACCCGCAGGGCTACATGGTACTCTATTGCTGGGGCGCCCCGCCAGGCTCTCATCAGATTCATGGTTGGCTACTTCGGATGCCTCAGCGAAGAACAGGCCACCCGCTACCTCCACTGGTCACGCGCCAATCTCGCCCTCGCAGTCCAGCTGGTCGAGCACGATCTACACGCTGCTGCTGTTTCACCACCCGACCCCACCTCTGAAAGGACACAAGCCGCCTTCAAGTACGCCGCAAGCCGTGGGCGGCGGCACCCTGCGCCTGATGACCTGGTGCGGCTCCAGGCGTCGCCCCTGCCCAAACAGTGCCTCCGCGACTCCGCCCCCTTGCTCGAGAAGGGAGGGCGCAAGATCACCGTCGATGATGTCATTGCCATCATGGATTTGCTGCGATACCAGGTCGGTGCCCCCTTGGATCTTCAGTTCAGCTTGCGGCCAAGCAGAAGAGAGCTACTTGTCTACTGCCGGGACCTCAAGGCTGATGAAGGGAGACTAGACATTTCCAACACCACAAGCTCCGATGGCTTCAAAATGTTCACCATAAATGTCGAGCGTCATGGAGACCACTTCGCGGCCCTGCGGTCTCCTCACGAGCACAGATCCATGATCTCATCCTGTTTGCAGAAGGTCGTGAAAACCGCCAAAGCACACTTCGGCTCTGCGGTCATGATCTGTTCTGGTGATGCCTGTGAATACACTGGGTCTCTCAGGATGAGGCTCCACGACATGATCCACGGCTTCTATCTCAAAGTCTTCGCCATGCTGCCCTCTACGTGGCTCCACCTCATCCCCCACATCCTATTCGCTGGCCACTGCTATGGCCCCATGGACCCtgtctccaacatcatcatcaactccaTTTGCCACCACATACTGCGCCCGCTCCCATCGTCAGCTGACTGCAAAGTAGAGGTGTATGACATCCTCGACACCCTCTCTATGCTTCGTGTGGAGGTCCGTTCCTTGGAAGGCCTCATTGCCCTCGTCCGAGCAAGCTCCGAGTCCCAATGCTCGACGCAGTGGGCGATGGAGCACCTCTCCTGCAAACGCTGTGACCTGTCCCAGGAGACGCACACCTCGCTGCAGTTTACTGACGCAGCCGCAGCCGCTCGACACCCACAACATGCTGAGCTGGGATCATTCTTCGCTTCCCTGGCGCCCGACAGGCTCATTGACCTGCGGCTCTTGCTGGCCACTAGCGCCGATGGCAGGATCTCCTCTGAGTCTCTTGGGGAAATAATATCCACTCTCAAACAAAGTGCACTGCTGTTGGCGGCTCCCGTATCTCCCAATGCGGCTGAACTGTGCAACGAGGCTAAGGAGACTCTGCTACAAAAGAGGTCATGTTATAACGAGATGAAGTTATTCATCCGCGCTGAGCTTGCGCAAGTGCTGAAGAAATATGCCTTTGAGCATCCTCTG GAACCAAAATATGAGCCAAGTGTTATCTGTGGTTTGGTTGGGAGAGGAGAGTGGCACAACAGtggtggcaggaggaagaagatagCTCCATCCATCAGTTGGCcgagctccgacgtcctcacctcaGGCTTGGCTTGGAGTGCTGACAATGAAGCATTCTACATG